The proteins below come from a single Miscanthus floridulus cultivar M001 chromosome 1, ASM1932011v1, whole genome shotgun sequence genomic window:
- the LOC136492837 gene encoding phospholipase A1-Ibeta2, chloroplastic-like, with protein sequence MSAAVTAPPCHSRPSPLNPNSRATPSPSSHGKPNAVSTTRRHLANLDRLLVKPPPLPLPPQPRKLPITEVPASDGEATPDDRSGHGGLLNALNLSTFLPFTRKAAVDEMSPRSLAYMQGLLTLSPRLSPKGSIAAEWRRYHGEGGWEGLLDPLDHNLRRELLRYGDFVQAAYTAFHSMPSAAEAASNGHHRTLVLPDRSYRPTRSLFASSSLSIPPWARRRSAPNWLTQRTSFVGYVAVCDSEREVRRMGRRDIAIVLRGTATCPEWAENLRAILVPLTADDDASSAPKVAKGFLSLYKTPGDHVPSLSADIVDEVRRLMEVYKGEELSITIVGHSLGASLALLAADELSTCLAADTDGTTDHQLPPPIAVVSFGGPKTGNRAFAERLQRERGVNVLRVVNAGDVVTRVPAPIAREGYVHTGGAELRLHNSDSPCLRPDAGPACCHDLEAYLHLLDGFAGSGRPFRADASRSVARLLTYQRPSVKRAYVERARMLGFEPASPRTATANGAVADGQYGYLASPT encoded by the coding sequence ATGTCCGCCGCGGTGACGGCGCCGCCCTGCCACAGCCGGCCGTCCCCTCTCAACCCCAACTCGAGGGCCACGCCGTCGCCGAGCAGCCACGGCAAGCCCAACGCGGTCTCCACGACACGGAGGCACCTCGCCAACCTCGACCGCCTCCTCGTCAAGCCGCCaccgctcccgctcccgccgcAGCCCAGGAAGCTGCCAATAACCGAGGTGCCAGCAAGCGACGGGGAGGCCACCCCCGACGACCGCAGCGGCCACGGCGGGCTCCTCAACGCGTTGAACCTGTCCACGTTCCTGCCCTTCACGCGGAAGGCAGCCGTGGACGAGATGTCCCCGCGCAGCCTGGCGTACATGCAGGGCCTCCTCACGCTCTCCCCACGGCTGTCGCCCAAGGGCTCCATCGCGGCCGAGTGGCGGAGGTACCACGGCGAGGGCGGCTGGGAGGGCCTCCTCGACCCGCTCGACCACAACCTGCGCCGCGAGCTCCTCCGCTACGGAGACTTCGTGCAGGCCGCCTACACGGCGTTCCACTCCATGCCGTCGGCGGCGGAGGCCGCGTCCAACGGCCACCACCGCaccctcgtgctcccggaccgcTCGTACCGCCCCACGCGCAGCCTCTTCGCCTCGTCGTCGCTGTCCATCCCgccgtgggcgcggcggcggtcgGCGCCCAACTGGCTCACGCAGCGCACCAGCTTCGTCGGCTACGTCGCCGTCTGTGACAGCGAGCGGGAGGTCCGTCGCATGGGCCGCCGCGACATAGCCATCGTGCTACGTGGCACCGCCACGTGCCCCGAGTGGGCCGAGAATCTCCGCGCCATCCTCGTGCCGCTCACGGCGGACGACGACGCGTCGTCCGCGCCCAAGGTGGCAAAGGGGTTCCTGAGCCTATACAAGACGCCAGGAGACCACGTGCCCAGCCTCTCGGCCGACATAGTGGACGAGGTGAGGCGTCTCATGGAGGTGTACAAGGGGGAGGAGCTCAGCATCACAATCGTCGGACACAGCCTTGGCGCGTCGCTGGCCCTCCTCGCCGCCGACGAGCTTAGCACTTGCCTGGCTGCTGACACAGACGGCACCACGGATCACCAGCTGCCGCCGCCGATCGCCGTGGTCTCCTTCGGTGGCCCCAAGACCGGGAACCGCGCGTTTGCGGAGCGGCTGCAGCGCGAGCGCGGCGTGAACGTCTTGCGGGTGGTGAACGCGGGCGACGTGGTGACGCGCGTGCCGGCGCCGATTGCGCGGGAAGGGTACGTGCACACGGGTGGAGCTGAGCTGAGACTGCACAACAGCGACTCGCCGTGCCTGCGTCCCGACGCCGGGCCAGCGTGCTGCCACGACCTGGAGGCGTACCTACACCTTCTGGACGGGTTCGCCGGCTCCGGGCGGCCGTTCCGCGCCGACGCCAGCCGCAGCGTGGCGCGGCTGCTGACATACCAGCGGCCCAGCGTGAAGCGTGCGTACGTGGAGCGCGCGCGGATGCTCGGGTTCGAGCCGGCCTCGCCCAGGACCGCCACCGCCAACGGCGCCGTCGCCGACGGCCAGTACGGCTACCTGGCCAGCCCTACATGA